ttttactcattcaaagcagtttacatacaTTTACCTGACTGTGATCCTTAAAACAATCCTCTATGGTGGGTCACTATTATCCCCACATGGGTGGCTGAGAGTGCCATCTGGCATCGTGTTGTATAAATATTTTCATATACTGAAGACAAGCTACTTTACCCTTGCACTGCCAGCAATGAACATTCATTTTATAGTACCTGTGTTGTAGGCACAGGACAGAAGCTAGTTTGCCCAATCCACTGTAACCCtgggcatttatttataaaattatttacaacagtgcatacaataaaaacaccatAACCCAGTACAAAATGATTATAGTGACTGGCTGGTCCAAAAAGGTAAACAGTTGCATAGGCCTGTTTACGTAAGGTCTTCAGATGGTCCTAGAAAATCATCTGTTTGCGTGCATGTCGATAGTGCAGCATGATTACAGACCTTTTGCTGAATGGGCAGGCTCATGATATTCTATAAAAATCCTGGAGCTGGAAtatactctgttgttgttttacttcctAGGCAGAATTTACCGCCATGAGGGACCAATACATGAGGGCAGGCGAAGGGTTCATTATCTGTTACTCAATCACAGACCGCCGAAGCTTCCATGAAGTGCGCGAGTTCAAGCAGCTTATCTACCGTGTTCGGCGCACAGATGAAACTCCCGTGGTTCTCGTGGGGAACAAGTCTGATCTAGCTCGTCTCAGACAGGTAAAGAATGCTTCAGAATTAATTTCTATTCTTGTATGTTGGTGATTTGCAGAGGATGATAGGAATTGAACCGAATCTTTGGATTTGCTCATTATCAAAAGGGAGGCAAATAGCCTTCCCTAGAAGGCGAGGTTGTTTGTTAAACAATTTCTAGCCGGTCTTTCAGGGCACTTAGCTCTCacaattttgttttcaaatagaCGTGGTAATTGTATTCCCACAAGCCCCATCAGATATACTGTCTTGGTCCCCTTCCCCCTTGTTCTTGCTGCTGAGTAACTAGGATGTTGCAAGAGGCAGGGAGCATGttgaaaaacaaatatttggAACAATTGGGACTTCTCTCAAGATTGAAATAGGGTTGGGAAAATGCATGCAGGTATCAAATGTGTAAGtaagaaagcaaagcagaaaatgCACATGCCAGGTGAGCATTGAAAGATGCGGAAAACAAAAAAGCCATGCCACACAGCAGGTATGGAAGAAGtgtgctaaaataaaaaatagtgtaTGTAATAGAATGTGATATGTAGCTTGCTACTTTGTTGAGGCTTACTATAAAGTGGAGTGCCCGAGAAAATTGCACATAaagcctgccttccttccttccttccttccttccttccttccttccttccttccatccatcctttATAATATTAGTTATTGGGAAATGGACATTCACATACTTTGAAGGACTTGGCAGAAGTTCAGGTGCTGGGAATGCCACCAAGAACAGACATTGACCATGTTGAGATTGGTAGAGGGGAGAAAAGAGAACTTTTATAGCTATATATTCCCAATAATGTTTCATTCCGCCAAAATCCAGTGCTTTCTGAGAGTTGCATGGTTCCTACTGCAAAAAAACCCTTAAAATCTAACATGACAGCATGGCATTTCCTTTCAAATGTTTGAAAGATCAGGAAGAGCCTCGGCATAAAGCAGGAATGTCAGAAATATATAGCAAAAGATGGATATTGATGATGAGTACAGAGAGTGAAGCATGAAAGGGCAGTATTCCATGAATTTTCAGGCTGTGTGAAGGAGTCTGTAAAAAGCAAAAGTGGGTTTTGTTAAAAGAAATGGCTGCCTCTCCTGTTGCTGACCAGCATGTGCTTTTCTTGTTGCAAGGTCCCCAAGGAAGAAGGTTCAGCCTTGGCACGCGAGTTTGGCTGCCCTTTCTTTGAAACTTCAGCTGCCTTTCGCTACTATATCGATGATGTGTTTCACACTCTGGTTCGAGAAATccgaaggaaggagaaagaagcagtCATGGCGCTGGGGAAGAAATCCAGGCCTCGGACGAGTGTGTGGAAGAGGTTGAAATCTCCCttccggaagaagaagaagaattctgtGACATGAATCAAATATGTCTGTCAGCCAAATAACTGTGTGGCTTGCAGGAGAACCAAAGCAGTCCAGCAGCCCTTTGGAGCCTTGTGCTTGTTTCTGCTGACCGTGCCAATCAAGAGACTTTTGTGTGTTCAAAACTGGATGGAGTGATTCTGCCCTGCCACCAAGAGTGTCGCGCTACATTGCGTGCTTTGAAAGTTTGTTTAATCTGTTTCTTCCTGGAGAAGACTTGGCAAAGAAAAGTAACAATTGATCCAGATGGCCATAAATCAGTTTTGCAAATAAGTGCAAGTCGCATAGCCAACTAGTCTGCCCGTATGTATTTTGTGCCTCGCAAGGTTGGCTTGTGCCAGTTGGTCTGATATTTTAAACAGTTGCCAACATTAGGATACCTTCTGGATTTGGGTGTTGGTGTCTCAACAGCATTTCACAGGGTTATAGTTGAGTCCTAATTTTGCTGTTCAGAAGCCTTGTTGCATAAgctatatatttccccccctagGAAGGTAGCAAAATGTACACGAATTTGATGAAGTTGATTTGTTGGGATTTGTGGGCCACTCGTGTAGCAGGTTTGCTACAATTGGTTGCTTCAAGCATGGGGGAAGAATGCTAAAAGATTTGTGCCAAATCTTTATTCTTGTGTATTTTTCCACTAAGTTGATTCCTCtcgggatggggatggggatgagCAGATCAGTGTCTGTCAGCAAAGTTGTTGAAAACTTCAAAGCACAGGAGACGCCAAGAGTATGCACAACTATTGCACAAGTTTCTTAGCATGTGCAATTTTGACTGTTTCTGTAATAATTGACACTCGAGATGCATTGGTAGTCTCTCTTTTAAATACCTTTCCCAGTGCCATATTCTTTTAGATTTTGCAGGAAATGTTACCGTTTTTTCCCCTTCCATGTGGAGTGGGGAGTACTGGATTGTGCAGTATTAACTGG
This is a stretch of genomic DNA from Lacerta agilis isolate rLacAgi1 chromosome 17, rLacAgi1.pri, whole genome shotgun sequence. It encodes these proteins:
- the RIT1 gene encoding GTP-binding protein Rit1, translating into MDPTGPRGPPGGVGGAPPPPPLQPREYKLVMLGAGGVGKSAMTMQFISHRFPEDHDPTIEDAYKMRIRIDDEPANLDILDTAGQAEFTAMRDQYMRAGEGFIICYSITDRRSFHEVREFKQLIYRVRRTDETPVVLVGNKSDLARLRQVPKEEGSALAREFGCPFFETSAAFRYYIDDVFHTLVREIRRKEKEAVMALGKKSRPRTSVWKRLKSPFRKKKKNSVT